The Desulforegula conservatrix Mb1Pa genome contains a region encoding:
- a CDS encoding aldehyde ferredoxin oxidoreductase family protein, which produces MEETKKDVILGTSNRVLEVDLTSRKYSVYNVKEDERRLYLGAKGLGLKLLFDRMQPGADPLGSDNMLAVMPGVLLGTGGPCSGRFHAVSKSPLTGLFSSSSCGGPFGMQLKTAGWDGLILKGKSETPVWLEIDSDGITFHDASELWGLDTEETQKKLSAKKAGVMAIGPAGENLVKYANIASGHRFLGRGGLGAVMGSKNVKAVVANGGKFQIQPVNSKKFEKAKKRGTKYINQNEMSSFFLRKYGTNANVNLNNSAGILPVNNFSNGRDDRAYKLSGEVISEAHNTQYHTCKPCTILCGHKGDFGGKKRAVPEFETTALMGSNIGIFDPEIIAEWNDICGKMGMDTISAGGTMAWAMEAAEKGIFDAGLRFGEKAGIAEMLHDIGYARDKGQELGLGSRALSEKYGGKDFAIHVKGLEMAAYDPRGSFGQGLAYAVANRGACHLSAYLVALEVFFGLLSPKSIRAKAEFVKFFESLTNGINSLQTCQFTMYSYTLEPPLSRFTPDTTLGILMQNIPQLAIALMDFSLYPQLWSSVTGIKMSSAEFLKAGDRIQVLERYMNTREGVTRKDDTLPPRMLKEGRPCDPDKLVVPLEKLLDRYYRLRGYDSNGIPKDETLRNFGII; this is translated from the coding sequence ATGGAAGAAACTAAAAAGGATGTGATACTCGGGACTTCTAACAGAGTCCTTGAAGTGGATCTTACATCGAGAAAATATTCGGTTTACAATGTCAAGGAAGATGAAAGAAGGCTCTACCTGGGCGCAAAGGGGTTAGGCCTTAAGCTTCTTTTTGACAGGATGCAGCCCGGAGCTGATCCCCTGGGTTCAGATAACATGCTTGCAGTTATGCCCGGGGTTCTTCTTGGGACGGGAGGTCCTTGCTCCGGCCGTTTTCATGCCGTCTCAAAATCTCCCTTAACCGGACTTTTTTCATCTTCCTCATGCGGCGGACCATTTGGAATGCAGCTAAAGACAGCCGGATGGGACGGACTGATTCTGAAAGGTAAATCCGAAACTCCTGTCTGGCTTGAAATTGACAGCGACGGAATAACCTTTCATGATGCCTCTGAATTATGGGGACTTGATACAGAGGAAACCCAGAAAAAACTTTCCGCAAAAAAAGCCGGAGTAATGGCAATAGGCCCTGCCGGAGAGAACCTTGTAAAATACGCCAATATCGCTTCAGGTCACAGATTTCTTGGGCGCGGCGGTCTTGGCGCTGTCATGGGTTCCAAAAATGTCAAGGCTGTTGTTGCAAATGGCGGTAAATTCCAGATTCAGCCTGTTAACTCCAAAAAATTTGAAAAGGCTAAAAAGCGCGGGACAAAATATATCAACCAGAACGAGATGTCTTCATTCTTTCTGAGGAAATACGGAACTAACGCCAACGTCAATCTGAACAATTCGGCGGGGATTCTGCCTGTAAACAATTTTTCAAATGGTCGTGATGACAGGGCATATAAACTGTCCGGCGAAGTGATAAGCGAGGCTCATAACACCCAATATCATACTTGCAAACCATGCACTATTCTGTGCGGCCATAAAGGCGATTTCGGCGGCAAAAAGAGGGCTGTTCCTGAATTTGAAACAACAGCCCTGATGGGTTCCAATATCGGAATATTTGACCCCGAAATTATTGCTGAATGGAACGACATCTGCGGTAAAATGGGTATGGACACCATTTCCGCAGGTGGAACAATGGCCTGGGCAATGGAGGCTGCCGAAAAGGGCATATTTGACGCAGGCCTGAGATTTGGAGAAAAGGCAGGCATTGCGGAAATGCTCCATGATATTGGGTATGCAAGGGACAAGGGGCAGGAACTTGGCCTTGGCTCAAGGGCTCTTTCCGAAAAATACGGCGGAAAGGATTTTGCAATTCATGTCAAGGGACTTGAGATGGCAGCCTATGATCCTCGCGGAAGCTTTGGCCAGGGACTTGCCTATGCCGTTGCAAACAGGGGCGCCTGCCATCTTTCGGCTTATCTTGTCGCACTCGAGGTTTTTTTCGGTCTTCTGAGCCCGAAGAGTATCAGGGCAAAAGCCGAGTTCGTGAAATTCTTTGAAAGCCTTACAAATGGTATCAATTCATTGCAGACATGCCAGTTCACGATGTATTCCTATACGCTTGAGCCTCCGCTATCAAGGTTCACGCCTGATACCACGCTCGGAATACTCATGCAGAATATTCCCCAGCTTGCCATAGCTCTCATGGACTTCAGCCTTTATCCACAGCTTTGGAGCTCGGTCACAGGCATTAAAATGTCCAGTGCCGAGTTTCTGAAAGCTGGTGACAGGATTCAGGTTCTTGAAAGATATATGAATACAAGGGAAGGCGTTACACGGAAAGATGACACCCTGCCTCCGAGAATGCTGAAGGAAGGCAGACCATGTGACCCTGACAAACTTGTTGTTCCTCTGGAAAAACTTCTTGACCGGTATTACAGGCTCAGGGGATATGATTCAAACGGCATTCCAAAGGACGAGACCCTCAGGAACTTCGGTATAATATAG
- a CDS encoding molybdopterin biosynthesis protein, translating to MERKIYLNMLSIDEAKTKILESFPYTIKESETVPVLESVGRILASPVRAKYSHPSCHSAAMDGIAVSAEKAYSASDHSPVILTPGVDAFFINTGHKLPEETNAVIMMENLNNTDEGGIEIIAPAFPWQHVRKMGEDIVAGELIFPTNHEITPYCLAALITGGITDIKVRKQPKILVIPTGNELIDFELQPQDMPLNGNALECNSHVLVRLAEKAGAKAERHSIVKDKLESISATVTEAYKNGFDIVLTIGGSSAGSEDYAHHAASELGETLVHGVTMMPGKPLLAASINGKPFFGIPGYPVSAILSFETFVVPLIYSLQGKTYPERPTIRVKPTRKLSSKLGVEEFVRVKLGRVGENIIATPLPRGAGQITSIAQASGIIRIPSNCEGFPENAEIMAERLKPESEINSTVVVIGSHDNTLDLLSDMLRAKSGFTLSSSNVGSMGGLTAIRKDSCHIAGSHLLNTETGEYNISCIKKYLPDTEVKVINLVIRQQGLIIKKGNPKNISGIADLARNDITFINRQAGAGTRVLLDYEIKRASIAPNSIKGYENEEYTHMAVAAAVMSGRADAGMGIRAAANALDLDFIPVTNEQYDLVIPEKYFNSNMIQSVLEIINSDEFKSEVMKLGGYDTDMTGRTII from the coding sequence ATGGAAAGAAAAATTTATCTGAACATGCTGAGCATAGATGAAGCAAAGACAAAAATCCTTGAATCCTTTCCATATACGATTAAAGAATCAGAAACCGTTCCTGTTCTTGAAAGCGTAGGAAGAATACTTGCAAGCCCGGTAAGGGCTAAATATTCTCATCCGTCCTGCCATAGCGCCGCAATGGACGGGATCGCAGTCAGCGCTGAAAAAGCATACTCTGCTTCAGATCATTCCCCTGTCATTCTTACTCCGGGAGTGGACGCTTTTTTTATAAACACGGGCCATAAACTTCCCGAAGAAACCAATGCTGTTATAATGATGGAGAATCTGAACAATACGGACGAAGGGGGAATAGAGATCATAGCCCCTGCTTTTCCGTGGCAGCACGTTAGAAAAATGGGAGAGGACATTGTTGCAGGCGAACTCATTTTCCCAACAAATCATGAGATAACCCCTTATTGCCTCGCAGCCTTGATTACAGGCGGCATAACAGATATCAAGGTCAGGAAACAGCCAAAAATACTTGTGATTCCAACAGGGAACGAACTCATAGACTTTGAGTTACAACCCCAGGACATGCCTTTGAATGGAAACGCACTTGAATGCAATTCCCATGTTCTTGTCAGACTCGCTGAAAAAGCAGGTGCCAAGGCAGAAAGACACAGCATAGTCAAAGACAAACTAGAATCAATCAGCGCAACTGTCACAGAAGCTTACAAAAATGGCTTTGATATCGTTCTAACCATAGGAGGATCATCGGCAGGTTCAGAGGATTATGCCCACCACGCGGCATCAGAGCTTGGCGAGACTCTTGTTCACGGAGTCACTATGATGCCAGGAAAACCCCTTCTTGCAGCCTCCATAAACGGCAAGCCCTTCTTCGGAATTCCAGGTTACCCGGTTTCAGCGATACTTTCCTTTGAGACTTTTGTCGTTCCCCTTATCTACTCACTTCAGGGAAAAACATATCCTGAAAGACCTACGATTAGAGTAAAGCCAACAAGAAAGCTAAGCTCAAAACTTGGGGTCGAGGAATTCGTGAGGGTCAAGCTGGGCAGGGTTGGGGAAAACATAATTGCTACACCACTACCAAGGGGAGCTGGACAGATAACATCAATAGCCCAGGCGAGCGGAATCATAAGAATTCCCTCAAACTGCGAAGGTTTCCCTGAAAACGCGGAAATAATGGCTGAACGCCTGAAACCTGAATCAGAAATAAACAGCACAGTGGTTGTAATCGGAAGCCACGACAACACGCTGGATCTTCTGTCAGATATGCTCAGGGCAAAATCAGGGTTCACTCTGTCTTCAAGCAATGTCGGAAGCATGGGTGGACTTACGGCAATAAGAAAAGATTCATGCCATATTGCAGGAAGCCATCTCCTTAACACAGAAACAGGCGAGTACAACATCAGCTGTATAAAAAAATATCTGCCTGACACGGAAGTCAAGGTTATAAATCTGGTCATAAGACAGCAGGGGCTGATAATAAAGAAAGGAAATCCCAAGAATATTTCCGGCATAGCTGATCTTGCGAGAAATGACATAACTTTCATAAACAGACAGGCAGGCGCAGGAACAAGGGTGCTGCTTGACTACGAAATCAAAAGAGCTTCGATTGCTCCGAACAGCATAAAAGGCTACGAAAACGAGGAATACACCCATATGGCGGTTGCTGCCGCTGTTATGAGCGGACGCGCTGATGCCGGAATGGGAATAAGAGCGGCTGCAAATGCCCTTGATCTTGATTTCATCCCTGTTACAAACGAACAGTACGATCTTGTCATTCCTGAGAAATATTTTAATTCGAATATGATTCAGAGTGTGCTGGAAATAATAAACTCCGATGAATTCAAGTCCGAAGTCATGAAACTTGGAGGGTATGACACTGACATGACAGGAAGAACAATTATATAA
- a CDS encoding iron-containing alcohol dehydrogenase, whose translation MLPSFYEFYNPVKIVSGHKALDNLPYELEQAGAKRPIIITDKGVVGAGLVDLVVSAFGSSDMTIGAIYDDVPPDSSVGVVNDIVKIYRQNKCDSIVAVGGGSPIDTAKGVNIVITEEADDLMKFMGAEMLKKPMKPLIVIPTTSGTGSEVTLVAVISNPEKNVKMAFASKHLLPKAAILDPRMTLTMPPHITAATGMDALTHSVEAYICLQKNPLSDVHAIAAINLVRKNLINAVKNGKDSEARLAMANAACMAGAAFSNSMVGIVHSLGHATGAVCHVPHGLAMSIFLPHCLEYNMSKCSENIGELLLAVAGPEEYVKTASADRAAKTVEAIRKLQRELNEICKLPMTLKDAGVPKDKLGQIARTAINDGSVTMNPVEMDFDDALGILKKAYE comes from the coding sequence ATGCTGCCTTCATTTTATGAATTCTATAATCCTGTAAAAATTGTTTCAGGCCATAAGGCTCTCGATAATCTCCCTTACGAACTGGAACAGGCCGGAGCAAAAAGGCCAATTATCATTACCGATAAGGGTGTCGTGGGCGCTGGTCTTGTTGATCTTGTAGTTAGCGCTTTCGGAAGTTCGGATATGACAATCGGAGCCATATATGATGATGTTCCTCCTGACTCTTCAGTGGGCGTTGTTAATGATATTGTAAAGATTTACCGTCAGAACAAATGTGACTCGATTGTGGCTGTTGGCGGCGGGTCTCCAATTGATACGGCCAAGGGCGTCAATATAGTTATTACAGAAGAAGCGGATGATCTGATGAAATTCATGGGCGCTGAAATGCTCAAGAAGCCGATGAAGCCTCTTATAGTAATACCCACAACCTCAGGAACAGGAAGCGAGGTGACTCTTGTCGCTGTAATCTCTAATCCTGAAAAAAATGTTAAAATGGCTTTTGCGTCCAAGCATCTGCTTCCAAAGGCCGCAATTCTTGATCCGCGCATGACCCTTACCATGCCGCCGCACATAACGGCTGCAACAGGAATGGACGCTCTTACACACTCGGTGGAAGCTTATATATGCCTTCAGAAAAATCCTTTGAGTGATGTCCATGCAATAGCTGCCATAAATCTTGTCAGAAAAAATCTTATAAATGCCGTTAAAAACGGAAAAGATTCCGAAGCAAGACTCGCCATGGCAAATGCCGCATGTATGGCAGGAGCCGCTTTTTCAAACTCCATGGTTGGTATAGTTCATTCCCTGGGCCATGCGACAGGCGCTGTCTGCCATGTCCCTCACGGGCTTGCCATGTCAATTTTTCTTCCCCACTGCCTTGAATATAATATGTCCAAGTGTTCCGAAAATATCGGAGAACTTCTTCTGGCAGTAGCTGGGCCTGAGGAATATGTTAAAACAGCGTCCGCTGACCGTGCCGCTAAAACAGTAGAAGCAATAAGAAAGCTCCAGCGCGAACTTAACGAGATCTGCAAACTCCCAATGACCCTGAAGGATGCCGGAGTTCCAAAGGACAAACTTGGCCAGATTGCGCGAACCGCGATAAATGATGGGTCTGTTACCATGAATCCTGTTGAGATGGATTTCGATGATGCGCTCGGCATTTTGAAAAAAGCTTATGAATAA